ACACGAAGTAAGCCTAGATCATCCAAGCCTAATCAACAAACAAAACATCTGGCACGATCGTCACGATCCAGCGCACGCTTAACAGCCGTTACCATTTGAGTATATCAGTAGATAACCTGTTTCGCCCTCAAACAAAAGGGGCGTCAGTTAAAGGACTACAAACAGAACTGAATAGACAGTTTAACCGTGGACTTACTGTCGATGGTGTTTTTGGCTCTAAAACACGTAGAGCATGTGTAACAGTACGCCAAGGAGCAAGAGGAAACATCACGTGGATTCTTCAAGCCATCCTGCATTGTAAAGGAACGAGTCCAGGAGCTGTAGACGGGATCTTCGGAGCCAAAACAAGAAGCGCCGTCCGTACTTTCCAACGACAAAATAATTTACAAGTGGAGGGGATTGCGGGACCTTAGACATTTCAGATGTTGTTTAAATGATCAAAAATAGCAGGGGTTTTAGTGCCCCAGAAAACTTTCACAAGTAGTCTAAATATAATCTACAATTTTTCTAAAGAAAAAACTAGTTTATCAAAATCCGTTTCAAAACCAATATCATTACAGCCATAAATTACTTCTTTATCTTTTTGATCTATCACCATACCCGATGAATATGATTGAGAGTTCTTGCCTTCCCCTTTATCCCAGATATTATAGAAGCTTAACGTACCATTCTCAGTAAAACATTTTAGAAGCACTTCTTTTGGAGCAGTATCTTCCCATAACTCTATAGATGAATAGGTTTGCCCCATAACTTCTATTCCTCCATCCGTTATAAACCAAATTCCTTGACGGTAAGGAGAATTTTTACTAAGAAAAGTAATTTTAACTTCTTGCCCATCAGATACTGATTGAGACTCCCATTTTATTATATTTCCTTCGTCTTTATCTTTAAATCCCTTGCTCATGATACGTTCAAAGTTCAACTGCTTTCACTCTCCTTTCGAACTTGGTCCTCACGCCCACGACATAGGTCATTAGTCATTCGCATATAAGAGGGAGCATAAGACTATTAGTCAACGAGGAATAAAAAAGCGTAGGGGGGGAAGTGAACCCCCTACTTAATTTTTATCATCCCGGTCAATAAGATGTTAAAATACCCGACAGGGCATAAGGACGGACCTTTTCCTGAAACAGACGTGTTTCAGGTTATTCGTGCTGGTATAAATCAAAAAAAGAGCGATCAGTGGTCGCATAGGTTTGACTTAATACCGAGTGAGAACCTCGCCCATACTTAATAAACCCTGAAAAGCATTTAGCCAATCAAGATGACATGTTTAATACTTCATCAACAAAATCGCCAAACATAGCTGGATCTTTACTTTTTATGTCTTTTAATAAATTTATGACTATTTCTTTTCTCTTATCATCTAGCTTAGAAAGCATGCTCCCATACACTCTTCGTACTTGTTCATGATTTAAAATTCTGTAATGTAAAAATTCCATCCATTCTCTTGCTCTATCAATAACGCTTGGAACAACTGAAGCGATTAGGTACAACCCTTCTTCAACATCCACTCTATAAAGGCGCTCTATCCCATGGATTAATCTGAACATTATTTCATGTTGCTCTGTATCATCGTCAAAAGCCATACATAATTCATCAATAATTGATACATCTCCCAAAGCAATGAGATTGCTTAATGCTTCTTCAAATTCAGACATTTCTTTTTGGGACTGTAAAAGTCGATTGGT
The Salipaludibacillus sp. LMS25 DNA segment above includes these coding regions:
- a CDS encoding peptidoglycan-binding protein; translated protein: MSISVDNLFRPQTKGASVKGLQTELNRQFNRGLTVDGVFGSKTRRACVTVRQGARGNITWILQAILHCKGTSPGAVDGIFGAKTRSAVRTFQRQNNLQVEGIAGP
- a CDS encoding Imm30 family immunity protein; amino-acid sequence: MDVKAELKRVYTNRLLQSQKEMSEFEEALSNLIALGDVSIIDELCMAFDDDTEQHEIMFRLIHGIERLYRVDVEEGLYLIASVVPSVIDRAREWMEFLHYRILNHEQVRRVYGSMLSKLDDKRKEIVINLLKDIKSKDPAMFGDFVDEVLNMSS